Within Deinococcus actinosclerus, the genomic segment GAGCAGGCGGCCCAGGGCGCTGCTGAACGGCTGGAAGCTGTCGTAGCTGCCGAGGACGCGGGCTTCCTCGACCATCTTGGCGGCGTTGCCGAGCACGCGGCTGCCCACGTGGAAGGTGATGAACGACGAGACGATCAGGCTGTCACGCAGGATGTAGTTCGCCTTGAGCAGCGGGTGCAGCAGCGTCTTGTCGGTGAAGCGGAAGTCGCGCCGGCTGGGCAGGAACAGGCGGCGGATCACGAGGCTGATGACGCCCACGAGCACGAGCAGGCTGAGCAGGTCGGCCAGGAAGTTGTACCCGGCGAGCAGCGGGCTGTCCTTGGAGTAGATGTGGAACGGCAAGTAGCCTTCCAGGCCGTCCACGACGTTGACCAGCAGGTAGTACACGAAGCCGTAGAAGATGAACGAGTGCAGCACGCTGATGGTGGTGCGGCGGCGGAAGGTGCGCTCCTGGGTGAGGCTGACCCGGATGGCGTACAGCACGCGCTGGACGGGGTTCCCGGTGCGGTCCTCGCTGGCGGGGCGCCGCGCGCGACGCGGCGGTAGAGGCGGTAGAAGCCCCACGCGCCGAGGCCACCGGCCAGGAGGGCGAAGAGGAAGAACAGCAGTTTGTGAATCAGGGGCAGCAAGGGGGCAACTCCTTCAGGCGGATGGGGTCTGGGGCGGGCCGGGAGACCGCAGCGAAAAATTGTACTGGGTCAAAGTATAGGCGATGGCCGGCTCGGAGCGGAACGCCCTCACCATACCCCCACCCCACCCGCAGCGGGCCCGACTGGCCGCGCACTCACCGTGCCGGGCGGCCCCGGTGAGGTAGCCTCAGCGCGTGAGCCTGACTGCTGCCGAACTTCAGACGTACCTGCACGCCCTCGTCCGCGGGGACCTGAAACTCGCCACGATGATCTGGGGCCCGCCCGGCGTGGGCAAGAGCAGCGTCGTGGCGCAGGTCGCCGCCGCGCACGGCCTGGACTTCGTGGACGTGCGCCTCTCCCAGCTGGCCCCCACCGACCTGCGCGGCCTGCCGGTTCCCGAGAGCGACGGGCAGGGGGGGGCGTGAGCCGCTGGTACCCCCCGGAATTCCTGCCGCGTGACGGGCGCGGCATCCTGTTCCTGGACGAGGTGAACATGGCCCCACCCACCATGCAGGGCATGGCGCAGCAGCTCATCCTGGACCGCCGGGTGGGCAGCTACGAACTCCCGGACGGCTGGTTCGTGTGGGCCGCCGGGAACCGCAAGGAGGACCGCGCCAGCGTGTTCGACATGCCCGCCCCCCTCGCCAACCGCTTCCTGCACCTGACGGTCCGCCCGGACTTCGACTCCTGGCGCGCGTACGCCCTGGGCCGGAGCCTCCATGAGCACGTCATCGCGTTCCTGACGTTCCGCCCGGAACTCCTGCACCGCCTCGACCCGCAGCAACCCGCGTGGCCCAGCCCCCGCGCCTGGGAGATGGCGTCGCGCCTGCACCGCGCCGGACTGGACGCCACGCCCGCCATCGGCGAGGCCGCCGGGGCTGAATTCAGCGCGTTCGTGCGCCTGTACGAGCAGCTGCCCGACCTAGGCATCGTGCTCGAAGGCCGGGGCGCGGGCCTGCGCCTGCCGGACGAACCCAGCGTCCGCTACGCCGCCGTCGTGGGCCTCGCCGCGCGCGCGGGCACCGCCGACGAGGCGTACCACGCCTTCACGTGGCTCGCCGACAGCGCCGGACCCGAATGGCTCCAGCTGTACGTCGCCACCCTCGTCAGCAAATTCCAGGCCATCGGGCAGCTCGCGGACCTCGCCGAACTCGTGGGCCGGGACGAACGCCTCGCGACGCTCGTGCAGACCACGCTGAGCCTCACGGAAAGCGCGTGAGGAGTGAGCAGAAGGCAAATGGCAGCTGGCGGATAGCACCTTTGGCCATCTGCCATCAGCCATCGGCGGTGGTCACGCCATGACCCCAGTTCCCGTCACTCCCGAATTCCAGCGCCTGATCTCCGGCTCCCGGTTGCGCCTGCGGGGGCGGTCGGCGTTCTTCGCGACGCTGCTGCTGCACGCGGAGTTCGTGCCGTCCCGGGAGGTCGCGGCGGCAGGCACGGACGGCGAGCGGGTGTACGTGAACCCGGAAGTCGCCGCGACCCTGGCGCCGGACGTGCTGGACGGGCTGCTGCTGCACGAGGTGCTCCATGCGGCGCTGTCGCACGTGGAGCGGCGCGGCCCGCGTGAGAAGAAACGCTGGAACAAGGCCGCCGACCTGATCGTGAACGGCATGGTGTCGGCGGCGGGGCTGCCCACGCCGCCGCAGTCGCGGCGGGACGAGCACCTGGAACGTCTGAGTGTCGAGGAGGTGTACACGTCCATCGAGGCGGAAGCCCAGGGCGACGGTGAGGACGAGGGGGACGACCTGCTCGACGGGCCGCCCAGCGACGCGCCGCCGCGCGGGCAGAAGCCGGGGCAGGCCGGGCAGACGCAGCGGCAGTGGCAGCAGGCGCTGGCGCAGGCGCGCAGCGTGGAGGCCATGAGCGGCAAGGGCGACGACCCGCTGGGCGAGCACCGCGAGTTGCAGCGGCTCGCCCCGGCGCGACTGGACTGGCGGGCGCACCTGTGGCGCTTCCTGGCGCGCACCCCGGTGGATTTCGGGGGCTTCGACCGGCGGTTCGTGGGGCGCGGCCTGTACCTGGAGGCGCTGGACGACGAGTCCCTGACCGCGCTGATCGCGGTGGACACGTCCGGCAGCGTGGACGACGACGCCGTGCGGGCGCTGGTGGGCGAGGTGCAGGGCGTGCTGGGCGCGTACCCGCACGTCCGCGCGACCCTCTACTACGCCGATACGGAAGCGTACGGCCCGCACGACCTGACACCCGGCGGCGAGATTCCCCCACCGCAGGGGGGCGGCGGCACCGACTTCCGCCCCATCTTCCAGCTGCTGGACGAGCATGAACCGGACGTCCTGATCTACCTGACCGACGGGTACGGCGACTTTCCCGACGCCGCGCCGCGCCTGCCCACCCTGTGGGTCGTGCCGCCCGGCGGCCTGGAGGACGAGGGCTTCCCCTTCGGTGAGGTCCTGCG encodes:
- a CDS encoding DUF2201 family putative metallopeptidase, encoding MTPVPVTPEFQRLISGSRLRLRGRSAFFATLLLHAEFVPSREVAAAGTDGERVYVNPEVAATLAPDVLDGLLLHEVLHAALSHVERRGPREKKRWNKAADLIVNGMVSAAGLPTPPQSRRDEHLERLSVEEVYTSIEAEAQGDGEDEGDDLLDGPPSDAPPRGQKPGQAGQTQRQWQQALAQARSVEAMSGKGDDPLGEHRELQRLAPARLDWRAHLWRFLARTPVDFGGFDRRFVGRGLYLEALDDESLTALIAVDTSGSVDDDAVRALVGEVQGVLGAYPHVRATLYYADTEAYGPHDLTPGGEIPPPQGGGGTDFRPIFQLLDEHEPDVLIYLTDGYGDFPDAAPRLPTLWVVPPGGLEDEGFPFGEVLRLEEHT